The Pseudarthrobacter sp. NS4 genome includes a window with the following:
- a CDS encoding DMT family transporter, with product MRAAVYLILANLFWAGNFVVGQAAMQTMEPLQLTFWRWALAAVPLLLLAQAVDRPDWRAVLRRWPVLLLLSVLGMSGYTLLLYSALQHTSALNASLVTAANPALIMVLAVVLLRDRPRPVSWLGIGLGLAGVLLVLTGGDVERLLTFSINTGELLILAAITVWGLYTIIARRLALPAITATAVQVAMAAVVLGPAAAVTGAGLPSTPAEGWSLAFIALFPSLGSYLLWNLALKRTTAANAGNYLNLIAVFTAIITVLLGQPITVAQVLGGILVISGVLLTSAGQQPQRPRSSKATSSPPSDSRAPWFLPR from the coding sequence GTGCGAGCTGCCGTCTACCTGATCCTTGCAAACCTTTTCTGGGCCGGAAACTTCGTGGTGGGCCAAGCCGCGATGCAGACCATGGAACCGTTGCAGCTGACTTTTTGGCGCTGGGCACTGGCCGCCGTGCCGCTGCTCCTCCTGGCGCAGGCCGTGGACCGGCCGGACTGGCGGGCTGTGCTGCGCCGCTGGCCGGTATTGCTGCTTCTGAGCGTGCTGGGCATGAGCGGCTACACCCTGCTGCTGTACAGCGCGCTGCAGCACACCTCGGCCCTGAACGCCTCCCTGGTGACGGCAGCAAACCCGGCCCTGATCATGGTGCTTGCCGTGGTCCTGCTCCGGGACAGGCCGCGGCCGGTGAGCTGGCTGGGCATCGGCCTGGGGCTGGCAGGCGTCCTGCTGGTGCTGACCGGAGGCGACGTGGAGCGCCTGCTGACCTTCTCCATCAACACCGGCGAACTGCTGATCCTGGCAGCCATCACGGTCTGGGGCCTGTACACAATCATTGCAAGGCGGCTGGCCCTGCCAGCGATCACCGCAACGGCCGTGCAGGTGGCCATGGCGGCGGTAGTCCTGGGGCCTGCCGCTGCAGTAACGGGTGCCGGGTTGCCGTCCACCCCTGCCGAAGGCTGGTCATTGGCGTTCATTGCCCTGTTCCCGTCGCTGGGCTCCTACCTGCTGTGGAACCTGGCACTGAAAAGGACCACGGCGGCCAACGCCGGCAACTACCTGAATTTGATCGCCGTCTTTACCGCCATCATCACGGTGCTGCTGGGCCAGCCCATCACCGTGGCGCAGGTGCTGGGCGGGATCCTGGTGATATCCGGCGTCCTGCTGACCAGCGCGGGCCAGCAGCCTCAGCGTCCCAGGTCGTCGAAGGCCACGTCCTCGCCGCCCTCGGACTCCCGCGCCCCCTGGTTCCTGCCGCGGTAA
- a CDS encoding acyltransferase family protein, with translation MVVTYHVWFGRVSGGVDVFLLISAFLMTLQFVGRHERREPLALLKHWLHLFRRLLPAAVTVIVATLAASYLFLPRTRWLEIIQHGWASLFYSENRLLQKQAVDYYANDHSLASPLQHFWSLSIQGQVFILWPLIFVLAAWTAHRFRLSYRPLLAYVFFTIFIGSLAYSIYFTATDQVQAYFDTGARLWEFALGTLVALILPGLRLSRLTRVLMGWAGLVAMLACGILLDVQAAFPGLAALWPTLAAALIIAAGQTQSAAGVDRVLSSTPMVKLGGISYALYLWHWPLLVIGLAWSGKEQAGWLSGTVIIAASLILAYLTTRLIESPWREWKWPEARRRRAVLAVVLAVAVGAAPLALWRTQILQANSIATIGLDDPRYPGALAVSDGYVFTPDPKAPPVPKLEVIAEEWPVFPEPCIGLGENASICTNSVEDGDKHIVVLGSSHAYVLNTPVLMMAEKHRWLVTSITKGFCPLTDELGPGITEECLEFNRQTMQQVLDLKPDLVITTSTRTDADPDVPDVLDQSWIREVRKLNDAGIAVLGVRDTPRMPQHVPVCLEENPQDPEVCSASVADNFSPVPATDEVADQIPNTRFLDLTPYFCVDGACPAIIGNVIAYKDENHLTRSYLMTLSPFFERELLAALGWEV, from the coding sequence ATGGTGGTGACCTACCACGTCTGGTTCGGCCGCGTCTCGGGAGGCGTTGACGTATTCCTCCTGATTTCAGCATTCCTGATGACCCTGCAGTTCGTCGGACGCCACGAGCGGCGGGAGCCCCTGGCCCTGCTGAAGCATTGGCTGCACCTGTTCCGGCGGCTGCTTCCCGCCGCTGTGACGGTCATTGTGGCAACCCTGGCCGCCTCGTACCTGTTTCTTCCGCGCACCCGTTGGTTGGAGATCATCCAGCACGGCTGGGCTTCCCTGTTTTATTCGGAAAACCGCTTACTGCAGAAGCAGGCCGTGGACTATTACGCCAACGACCACAGTCTTGCCAGCCCCCTGCAGCACTTCTGGTCCTTATCCATCCAGGGACAGGTGTTCATCCTGTGGCCGCTCATATTTGTGCTGGCAGCATGGACAGCGCACCGTTTCCGGCTTTCGTACCGGCCCTTGCTCGCCTACGTCTTCTTCACGATCTTTATTGGCTCGCTTGCCTATTCGATCTATTTCACGGCAACCGACCAGGTCCAGGCATATTTCGACACCGGCGCCCGGCTTTGGGAGTTCGCGCTGGGCACGCTGGTTGCGCTCATCCTTCCCGGCCTCCGGCTTTCCCGCCTGACCCGTGTTCTCATGGGTTGGGCAGGGCTCGTTGCGATGCTCGCGTGCGGGATCCTGCTGGATGTGCAGGCGGCGTTTCCCGGCCTCGCCGCGCTCTGGCCCACGCTCGCGGCGGCGCTGATCATTGCGGCTGGCCAGACGCAAAGCGCTGCCGGCGTGGACCGGGTTCTCAGTTCCACACCCATGGTGAAGCTGGGCGGGATCTCATACGCCTTGTACCTGTGGCACTGGCCCCTCCTGGTGATCGGTTTGGCCTGGAGCGGCAAAGAGCAAGCAGGCTGGCTCTCAGGAACAGTGATCATTGCGGCGTCCCTTATTCTCGCGTACCTCACCACACGCCTGATCGAGAGCCCATGGCGCGAATGGAAGTGGCCGGAAGCCAGGAGGCGCCGTGCAGTACTGGCTGTTGTCCTGGCCGTTGCCGTTGGTGCGGCGCCCCTGGCTCTGTGGCGGACCCAGATCCTGCAGGCCAATTCGATAGCGACAATAGGGTTGGACGATCCCCGTTACCCGGGTGCGCTCGCTGTGAGCGACGGATACGTTTTCACCCCCGATCCAAAGGCCCCTCCGGTACCTAAACTGGAAGTCATCGCCGAGGAATGGCCTGTTTTCCCGGAGCCATGTATCGGACTGGGCGAAAACGCGAGCATCTGCACCAACTCCGTCGAGGACGGCGACAAACATATTGTCGTTTTGGGGAGTTCCCATGCCTATGTGCTGAATACGCCCGTCCTGATGATGGCGGAGAAGCACCGCTGGCTTGTCACATCCATCACCAAGGGATTTTGCCCACTGACGGATGAGTTGGGGCCCGGAATCACCGAGGAGTGCCTGGAATTCAACAGGCAAACAATGCAACAAGTGCTGGACCTGAAGCCCGATCTCGTTATCACCACCAGCACCAGGACGGATGCTGATCCCGACGTTCCCGATGTGCTCGATCAGTCCTGGATCAGGGAGGTGCGGAAGCTCAATGATGCCGGCATCGCTGTGTTGGGAGTGCGGGATACCCCGCGGATGCCCCAACACGTACCGGTCTGCCTCGAGGAGAATCCGCAGGATCCGGAGGTTTGCAGCGCCAGCGTGGCGGATAACTTCAGCCCTGTTCCGGCCACCGATGAGGTAGCTGACCAAATCCCCAATACACGCTTCCTTGACCTCACTCCTTATTTCTGCGTGGATGGCGCCTGCCCCGCCATTATCGGTAACGTGATCGCCTACAAGGACGAAAACCATCTCACCCGCTCTTACCTCATGACTCTGAGTCCGTTCTTCGAGCGGGAGCTTCTTGCGGCATTGGGGTGGGAGGTCTGA
- the groL gene encoding chaperonin GroEL (60 kDa chaperone family; promotes refolding of misfolded polypeptides especially under stressful conditions; forms two stacked rings of heptamers to form a barrel-shaped 14mer; ends can be capped by GroES; misfolded proteins enter the barrel where they are refolded when GroES binds), translating to MAKQLAFNDAARRSLEAGIDKLANTVKVTLGPRGRNVVLDKKWGAPTITNDGVTIAREVELDDPYENLGAQLAKEVATKTNDVAGDGTTTATVLAQALVKEGLRNVAAGAAPGQIKRGIEVSVEAVAARLLENARPVEGTQVANVAAISAQSDEIGELLAEAFGKVGKDGVITIEESSTTQTELVLTEGMQFDKGYLSPYFVTDAERQEAVLEDALILINQGKISNIQEFLPLLEKALQSSKPLFIIAEDLEGEALSTLIVNRIRGTLNVVAVKAPGFGDRRKAMLQDIATLTGAQVVSPELGLSLETVGLEVLGTARRITVTKDNTTIVDGAGSAEDVAARVAQLRAELTRTDSDWDREKLQERLAKLAGGIGVIKVGAATEVELKEKKHRIEDAVSSTRAALEEGIVAGGGSALIHALKALDEDPAVKALEGDAAAAVGIVRRALVQPLRWIAQNAGFDGYVITAKVAELETNNGFNAKSGEYEDLIAAGVIDPVKVTRAALRNAASIAALVLTTETLVVEKPAEEDEHAGHSH from the coding sequence ATGGCAAAGCAGCTTGCGTTTAACGACGCTGCCCGCCGGTCTCTTGAAGCCGGCATCGATAAGCTCGCCAACACCGTCAAGGTGACGCTCGGCCCCCGCGGCCGCAACGTCGTCCTGGACAAGAAGTGGGGCGCTCCCACCATCACGAACGACGGCGTCACCATCGCCCGCGAAGTTGAGCTGGACGACCCGTACGAGAACCTTGGTGCCCAGCTGGCCAAGGAAGTGGCCACCAAGACCAACGACGTTGCCGGCGACGGCACCACCACCGCAACGGTTCTGGCCCAGGCACTGGTCAAGGAAGGCCTGCGCAACGTGGCGGCAGGTGCCGCTCCCGGCCAGATCAAGCGCGGCATCGAGGTTTCCGTTGAAGCCGTCGCCGCCCGCCTGCTGGAGAATGCCCGCCCCGTTGAAGGCACCCAGGTGGCCAACGTGGCCGCCATCTCCGCCCAGAGCGACGAAATCGGTGAGCTCCTCGCCGAGGCCTTCGGCAAGGTGGGCAAGGATGGCGTGATCACCATCGAGGAGTCCTCCACGACGCAGACCGAACTGGTCCTCACCGAGGGCATGCAGTTCGACAAGGGCTACCTGTCCCCGTACTTCGTCACCGACGCAGAGCGCCAGGAAGCAGTCCTCGAAGACGCCCTCATCCTGATCAACCAGGGCAAGATCTCCAACATCCAGGAATTCCTCCCGCTGCTGGAAAAGGCGCTGCAGAGCTCCAAGCCGCTCTTCATCATCGCCGAAGACTTGGAAGGCGAGGCGCTTTCCACGCTGATCGTCAACCGCATCCGCGGCACCCTGAACGTTGTTGCCGTCAAGGCTCCGGGCTTCGGCGACCGCCGCAAGGCCATGCTGCAGGACATCGCCACCCTCACCGGTGCGCAGGTTGTTTCCCCGGAACTGGGCCTGAGCCTGGAAACCGTTGGCCTCGAGGTGCTGGGTACCGCCCGCCGCATCACCGTCACCAAGGACAACACCACCATTGTGGACGGTGCCGGTTCGGCTGAAGACGTGGCAGCACGCGTTGCCCAACTCCGCGCCGAGCTGACCCGCACCGACTCCGACTGGGACCGCGAAAAGCTCCAGGAACGCCTGGCCAAGCTGGCCGGCGGCATCGGCGTCATCAAGGTCGGTGCAGCCACCGAGGTTGAGCTGAAGGAAAAGAAGCACCGCATCGAGGACGCCGTGTCCTCCACGCGTGCAGCCCTCGAAGAAGGCATCGTGGCCGGTGGCGGCTCCGCCCTCATCCACGCCCTCAAGGCCCTGGACGAGGACCCTGCGGTCAAGGCACTTGAAGGCGACGCCGCCGCTGCTGTGGGCATTGTCCGCCGCGCGCTGGTCCAGCCGCTGCGCTGGATCGCCCAGAACGCCGGTTTCGACGGGTACGTCATCACCGCAAAGGTTGCCGAGCTCGAAACCAACAACGGCTTCAACGCCAAGTCGGGCGAGTACGAGGACCTGATCGCCGCCGGCGTCATCGACCCCGTCAAGGTCACCCGTGCAGCCCTCCGCAACGCAGCCTCCATCGCTGCCCTGGTTCTCACCACCGAGACCCTGGTCGTGGAGAAGCCTGCCGAGGAAGACGAGCACGCAGGCCACAGCCACTAA
- a CDS encoding dihydrofolate reductase family protein — protein sequence MGIIVANLFITLDGVYQGPGGHEEDTEGGFTLGGWQMPVSDDEAEAAIEAEISLIDALLLGRKTYDIFAAYWPHQSGDIGGTLNRVPKFVVSSSLTAPAWADTTLLPDATAAGGLREEYNQVHMFGSGVLIRSLLAADVLDRLHLWLYPVTLGQGKRLFDAGTIPASFRLAEPARTFPKGAVSLVYERAGDVETQDMPGT from the coding sequence ATGGGAATCATCGTCGCCAACCTGTTCATCACCCTCGACGGTGTCTACCAGGGGCCCGGCGGCCACGAAGAGGACACCGAGGGCGGCTTCACCTTAGGCGGTTGGCAGATGCCGGTATCCGACGACGAGGCTGAGGCGGCCATCGAGGCCGAAATCAGCCTCATCGACGCCCTGCTTCTCGGACGGAAGACCTACGACATCTTCGCGGCCTACTGGCCCCACCAGTCCGGCGACATCGGCGGCACGCTCAACCGGGTTCCGAAGTTCGTTGTTTCCAGTTCCCTGACTGCGCCGGCCTGGGCGGACACGACGCTCCTGCCGGATGCCACGGCCGCCGGCGGGCTCCGGGAGGAGTACAACCAGGTGCACATGTTCGGCAGCGGCGTCCTCATCCGTTCACTGCTCGCGGCAGACGTCCTGGACCGCCTGCACCTCTGGCTCTATCCGGTCACCCTCGGGCAGGGCAAGCGCCTGTTCGACGCCGGCACCATCCCCGCCTCCTTCCGCCTCGCCGAGCCGGCGCGCACCTTTCCGAAGGGAGCAGTGTCGCTGGTCTACGAGCGTGCGGGCGACGTGGAGACGCAGGACATGCCCGGCACTTAA
- the groES gene encoding co-chaperone GroES, which produces MSVSIKPLEDRIVVRPLEAEQTTASGLVIPDSAQEKPQEGEVVAVGPGRFEDGNRVPVDVAVGDVVIYSKYGGTEVKTGGTEYLVLSARDVLAIVVK; this is translated from the coding sequence GTGTCGGTCTCTATTAAGCCTCTTGAGGATCGTATTGTTGTCCGCCCGCTCGAAGCCGAGCAGACCACGGCTTCCGGCCTGGTGATCCCGGACTCCGCACAGGAGAAGCCCCAGGAAGGCGAAGTTGTTGCAGTAGGCCCCGGCCGCTTTGAGGACGGCAACCGCGTTCCTGTCGATGTAGCCGTCGGCGACGTCGTTATCTACTCCAAGTACGGCGGAACCGAAGTCAAGACCGGCGGCACCGAGTACCTCGTACTGTCTGCCCGCGACGTCCTGGCGATCGTCGTAAAGTAA
- a CDS encoding class I SAM-dependent methyltransferase, with product MPQAPQDQIAPLLTPEGWELLASLGPYQEDASFELNSSLRKAGHSPELVSAVLTQSRLRTRAEGKFGEFARSMLFTQAGLEQATRLSVAARHAQRFAEAGISHVADLGCGLGADSLALASLDMTVTAVEVDETTAACATVNLIPFPNATVVHADATAVPLDGIDGVWLDPARRVTSTSGTKRIWDPEAFSPPLSFVEGLAAQGRAVGVKMGPGMPHDSVPPDCEAQWVSVAGDVTEVALWFNAVRRPGVRRSALVQGAGGAAEVTSAEDFGAGPAAPVGPVEGYLYEPDGAVIRAGLVADVALQLGGHLVDEHIAYICAPALVDTPFARAYKVLEVMPYNVKALKAWVKAEGVTVLDIKKRGTAVLPEELRKQLLQSGRSAAKKGGRTATLVLTRIGEDRVAIVVEPVTPGSA from the coding sequence ATGCCTCAAGCTCCCCAGGACCAGATCGCGCCGTTGCTCACCCCTGAAGGCTGGGAGCTGCTGGCGTCCCTGGGGCCCTATCAGGAGGACGCATCATTCGAGCTCAATTCGTCTCTCCGGAAAGCCGGGCATTCCCCCGAGCTGGTGTCTGCCGTCCTCACCCAGTCCAGGCTCCGCACCAGGGCGGAAGGGAAGTTCGGTGAGTTTGCCCGCAGCATGCTGTTTACCCAGGCAGGCCTGGAACAGGCCACCCGCCTGAGTGTGGCCGCACGGCATGCGCAGCGGTTTGCGGAAGCAGGAATCAGCCACGTGGCGGACCTGGGCTGCGGGCTGGGCGCCGACTCGCTTGCCCTGGCTTCCCTGGACATGACCGTCACCGCGGTGGAGGTGGATGAAACCACTGCCGCCTGTGCCACGGTAAACCTCATCCCGTTCCCGAACGCCACGGTGGTCCACGCGGATGCCACTGCGGTTCCGCTGGACGGTATCGACGGCGTGTGGCTGGACCCCGCCCGCCGGGTCACGTCCACATCCGGCACCAAGCGCATCTGGGACCCCGAAGCTTTTTCGCCGCCGCTCTCGTTTGTGGAAGGCCTTGCAGCGCAGGGCCGGGCAGTCGGAGTGAAGATGGGGCCGGGCATGCCGCATGACTCCGTGCCGCCGGACTGCGAAGCGCAATGGGTTTCGGTGGCCGGGGACGTCACCGAGGTGGCGCTGTGGTTCAACGCGGTGCGGCGGCCGGGAGTCCGCCGCTCGGCCCTGGTGCAGGGTGCCGGCGGCGCCGCCGAGGTGACCAGCGCCGAGGACTTCGGGGCCGGGCCGGCAGCACCGGTTGGTCCGGTGGAAGGTTACCTGTATGAACCCGACGGCGCCGTCATCCGCGCGGGACTGGTCGCCGACGTCGCGCTTCAGCTCGGTGGCCACCTGGTGGACGAGCACATCGCCTACATCTGCGCCCCCGCCCTGGTGGATACCCCGTTCGCGCGGGCATACAAGGTGCTGGAGGTTATGCCCTACAACGTCAAGGCGCTCAAGGCGTGGGTGAAGGCGGAAGGCGTCACGGTGCTGGACATCAAGAAACGCGGCACGGCCGTCTTGCCGGAGGAGCTCCGGAAGCAACTGCTGCAAAGCGGCAGGAGCGCCGCGAAGAAGGGCGGCAGGACAGCCACCCTGGTCCTGACCCGCATTGGTGAGGACCGGGTGGCCATCGTCGTGGAACCCGTCACTCCCGGGTCCGCCTGA
- a CDS encoding acyltransferase family protein: MTTDAPINTAKEVGTNIRKSTFRPEVQGLRALAVLMVVAYHVWLGRVSGGVDIFLLISAFLLTLSFVRKVEAGRPFGLLGHWLHLFKRLLPAAVVVILGVLAGTWLILPQSRWPQVLDQAWASLLYGQNWLLANTAVDYYAQDHAGASPLQHFWSLSIQGQVFILWPVIFAGCAALLALLHRIHAFTGLTYRVLLTLVFGAVFAVSLAYSVEQTATNQAYAYFDTRARLWEFALGSLLALALPYLKPARALRVVLGWAGLAAMISCGLLLTVDRSFPGFVALWPTLAAAAIIVAGQTGSRFGVDRFLGSKAAVALGDNSYALYLWHWPVLVLALAATGVDAPNLVEGLGIVGASIVLAVLTTRFVEKPLRDWHWPKLRAWRTAVVVVACGALLAGPVALWQTTLTAEEAATAAQPRELTPGAAALSPENAGAPAPQAKFIPGPSALDSDWAGIHAPCTGANATADPILEGCRQEVPEEGATKRIVVLGDSHSQQYLGALAPIAEARGWELVTLLMPACRFGAESETRNAECNAYNRASAAYVLEHRPDAVFTVASLTLEDAPFETEVPGYLEGVRPFAEAGIEIVGIRDNPRFTFNMPECVQRNGAHAPECNPSLDESLVEPSPLESYRGKLEGLHLMDLSDFICARGVCPAVVGNVYVYKDDNHLTRTYVESMIPMFEQRLLAATGWS; this comes from the coding sequence ATGACAACAGACGCTCCCATCAATACAGCCAAGGAAGTGGGCACCAACATCCGTAAGTCGACCTTTCGCCCTGAAGTCCAGGGGCTCCGTGCATTGGCAGTGCTGATGGTGGTCGCCTACCACGTCTGGTTGGGCCGGGTTTCGGGTGGAGTCGACATCTTCCTGTTGATTTCCGCCTTCCTGCTCACCCTGTCCTTTGTCCGCAAAGTCGAAGCGGGGCGGCCCTTCGGCCTCCTGGGGCATTGGCTGCACCTGTTCAAGCGGTTGCTGCCGGCCGCCGTCGTGGTCATCCTTGGCGTCCTGGCGGGCACCTGGCTGATCCTCCCGCAAAGCCGATGGCCGCAGGTGCTCGACCAGGCTTGGGCGTCGCTGCTCTACGGCCAGAACTGGCTGCTCGCCAACACGGCGGTGGATTACTACGCCCAGGACCATGCCGGAGCAAGCCCGCTCCAGCATTTCTGGTCGCTCTCCATCCAGGGCCAGGTTTTCATCCTGTGGCCCGTGATCTTCGCCGGCTGCGCGGCCCTGCTGGCCCTGTTACACCGTATTCACGCCTTCACAGGATTGACCTACCGGGTGCTGCTGACCCTGGTCTTCGGTGCTGTCTTCGCCGTCTCCCTGGCGTACTCCGTGGAGCAGACCGCCACAAACCAGGCGTACGCCTACTTCGATACCCGGGCGAGGCTCTGGGAGTTCGCCCTCGGATCCCTGCTCGCCCTTGCACTGCCGTACCTCAAACCCGCCCGCGCCCTGCGCGTGGTTCTGGGGTGGGCAGGCCTGGCTGCGATGATCTCCTGCGGCCTGCTGCTGACGGTGGACCGGTCATTCCCCGGCTTCGTGGCGCTATGGCCAACCCTGGCAGCGGCGGCAATCATCGTGGCGGGACAAACCGGCAGCCGGTTTGGGGTGGACCGCTTCCTGGGCAGCAAGGCTGCTGTGGCCCTCGGGGACAACTCATACGCGCTGTACCTGTGGCACTGGCCCGTCCTGGTGCTGGCGCTCGCCGCCACAGGTGTTGACGCGCCCAATCTTGTCGAGGGCCTGGGAATCGTCGGCGCCTCCATCGTGCTTGCGGTCCTCACCACGCGCTTCGTCGAAAAGCCGCTGCGCGACTGGCACTGGCCCAAGTTGCGGGCCTGGCGCACCGCCGTCGTCGTTGTTGCCTGTGGCGCCCTCCTGGCCGGGCCCGTGGCGCTCTGGCAGACCACGCTCACCGCCGAGGAAGCAGCGACGGCGGCGCAGCCGCGCGAACTTACGCCGGGGGCCGCGGCCCTCAGCCCCGAGAACGCAGGGGCGCCCGCGCCGCAGGCGAAGTTCATTCCAGGACCCTCAGCGCTGGACAGCGACTGGGCCGGCATCCACGCACCCTGCACCGGAGCAAACGCCACGGCTGACCCCATCCTGGAAGGGTGCCGGCAGGAAGTTCCCGAAGAGGGGGCCACCAAACGGATCGTGGTGCTGGGTGATTCCCATTCCCAGCAATACCTGGGCGCGCTGGCACCCATCGCGGAGGCCCGGGGATGGGAACTGGTCACCTTGCTGATGCCGGCATGCCGGTTTGGGGCCGAGTCGGAGACAAGGAACGCCGAATGCAATGCCTACAACCGGGCCAGCGCCGCATATGTCCTGGAGCACCGGCCTGATGCCGTCTTCACCGTGGCCTCGCTGACCCTTGAAGATGCCCCCTTCGAAACTGAGGTGCCCGGCTACCTGGAAGGCGTCCGGCCGTTCGCCGAGGCGGGAATCGAGATCGTGGGCATCCGGGATAACCCTCGCTTCACGTTCAACATGCCCGAGTGCGTCCAGCGGAACGGTGCCCACGCTCCGGAGTGCAACCCGTCCCTGGACGAGTCGCTCGTAGAGCCCTCGCCGCTGGAAAGCTACCGGGGCAAACTTGAAGGCCTGCACCTGATGGACCTGAGCGATTTTATTTGTGCCCGCGGAGTCTGCCCGGCCGTGGTGGGAAACGTTTACGTCTACAAGGACGACAACCACCTGACAAGGACCTATGTGGAGAGCATGATCCCCATGTTCGAACAACGGCTGCTGGCCGCCACCGGCTGGAGCTGA
- a CDS encoding ATP-dependent DNA ligase — protein MLLDELVKTTDAVASTRSRLAKVNTLADLLCRLEPAEIATAVGLLTAKPRQGRVGIGWRGMSAAMGEPAAEPSLTVADFDAALDRLLVTSGAGSAAERAGTLRTLTGAATEREQAFIAGVLLGELRTGALGGVLTDAVARAADRPADSVRRAAMLSGDLGETALLAMTGTAAQLDAVGLVVGRPVQPMLAATAPSAAAALEVTGEASVEYKLDGARIQVHRAGEEVRIFTRTLAEVTHRLPEVVDVVRALPVRDVILDGETLALNEDGAPRPFQETMSRFGADAARTTVLHPWFFDVLHVDGRDLLDEPLSTRIGVLERIAPGHRIPGEITADAAVAGKVSHDALAAGHEGVMVKAVGSAYAAGRRGSNWIKVKPVLTYDLVVLACEWGSGRRTGLLSNLHLGALDPAGEFGEAGGYVMVGKTFKGLTDALLRWQTKTFQELEVRRTSNTVWVEPVIVVEIAIDGVQQSSRYPGGIALRFARVKRYRDDKTAAEADIIQTLRALLRP, from the coding sequence ATGCTGCTCGACGAGCTCGTGAAAACTACGGATGCCGTCGCGTCCACGCGTTCCCGGCTCGCGAAGGTCAATACACTCGCGGACCTGCTGTGCCGGCTCGAGCCCGCGGAGATTGCGACCGCCGTCGGCCTGCTCACAGCCAAACCGCGGCAGGGCCGGGTAGGGATCGGCTGGCGTGGCATGTCAGCGGCCATGGGGGAGCCTGCCGCTGAGCCGAGTCTTACTGTCGCCGACTTCGACGCTGCCCTGGACCGGCTGCTCGTCACCTCAGGCGCGGGATCGGCTGCGGAGCGCGCGGGGACCCTCCGGACGCTTACGGGGGCAGCCACCGAGCGCGAGCAGGCCTTCATCGCCGGCGTGCTGCTCGGCGAACTGCGTACCGGTGCGCTTGGGGGAGTACTCACGGATGCCGTCGCCCGTGCCGCCGACCGGCCCGCCGACTCCGTACGCCGCGCAGCCATGCTCTCCGGCGATCTCGGCGAAACCGCCCTGCTGGCGATGACGGGAACGGCGGCCCAGCTTGACGCCGTCGGCCTTGTCGTCGGGCGCCCCGTGCAGCCCATGCTCGCCGCAACCGCGCCCAGCGCCGCCGCCGCGCTGGAAGTTACGGGGGAAGCATCCGTGGAATACAAGCTCGACGGCGCACGGATCCAGGTGCATCGGGCCGGCGAAGAGGTGCGCATTTTCACACGCACCCTGGCCGAGGTGACCCACCGGCTGCCCGAGGTGGTGGACGTGGTGCGCGCGCTGCCGGTGCGCGATGTGATCCTCGACGGCGAGACCCTCGCCCTCAACGAGGACGGTGCCCCGCGGCCGTTCCAGGAGACGATGTCGCGTTTCGGGGCGGATGCAGCGCGCACCACGGTGCTGCATCCCTGGTTTTTCGACGTACTGCACGTCGACGGGCGCGACCTGCTCGATGAGCCGCTGTCAACGCGCATCGGCGTGCTCGAGCGCATCGCCCCGGGGCACCGGATCCCTGGGGAGATCACGGCGGACGCGGCAGTAGCCGGGAAAGTGTCGCATGATGCGCTCGCCGCAGGCCACGAGGGCGTCATGGTGAAGGCGGTCGGATCGGCCTACGCAGCCGGCCGGCGTGGTTCCAACTGGATCAAGGTGAAGCCCGTGCTCACCTACGACCTGGTGGTCCTCGCCTGCGAGTGGGGATCAGGACGGCGTACCGGGTTGTTGTCGAACCTGCACCTCGGAGCCCTCGACCCGGCAGGGGAGTTCGGGGAAGCCGGCGGCTACGTGATGGTCGGCAAGACATTCAAGGGCCTCACGGATGCGCTGCTGCGGTGGCAGACCAAGACGTTCCAGGAGCTCGAAGTGCGGCGCACTTCAAATACCGTCTGGGTGGAGCCGGTCATCGTAGTGGAGATCGCGATCGATGGTGTGCAGCAATCTTCGCGCTATCCGGGCGGAATCGCCCTCCGGTTCGCCCGCGTCAAGCGTTACCGTGACGACAAGACGGCTGCGGAGGCCGACATTATCCAGACGCTGCGCGCGCTGTTGCGTCCGTAG